From a single Hippopotamus amphibius kiboko isolate mHipAmp2 chromosome X, mHipAmp2.hap2, whole genome shotgun sequence genomic region:
- the FOXO4 gene encoding forkhead box protein O4 codes for MDPVNENSAREAAALVDLDPDFEPQSRPRSCTWPLPRPELAPEPSEPAEVESGLGEKVHTEGRSEGRSQPTLLPSRLPDPAGGPQPGILGAVTGPRKGGSRRNAWGNQSYAELISQAIESAPEKRLTLAQIYEWMVRTVPYFKDKGDSNSSAGWKNSIRHNLSLHSKFIKVHNEATGKSSWWMLNPEGGKSGKAPRRRAASMDSSRLLRGRSKAPKKKPAVLPAPPEGATPRSPVGHFAKWSGSPCSRNREEADVWSTFRPRSSSNASTVSTRPSPRRPEPEVLAEEEMPASASGYAGGVPPTLKEDLELLDGLNLTSSHSLLSRSSLSGFSLQHPGVSGPLHTYSTSLFSPAEGPMSAGEGCFSSSQSLEALLTSDTPPPPADVLMTQVDPILSQAPTLLLLGGIPSSSKLGTGGGLCPKPLEAPGASGLVPTLPMIAPAPPPVMAGAAVPKPLGAPVLTPPEAPSQDRMPQDLDLDMYMENLECDMDNIISDLMDGGEGLDFNFEPDP; via the exons ATGGATCCAGTGAATGAGAATTCAGCCAGAGAGGCTGCCGCGCTTGTAGACCTCGATCCCGACTTCGAACCCCAGAGCCGTCCCCGCTCCTGCACCTGGCCCCTTCCTCGACCGGAGCTCGCTCCCGAGCCGTCCGAGCCGGCCGAGGTGGAGTCAGGTCTGGGAGAGAAGGTACACACGGAAGGGCGCTCGGAGGGGCGCTCCCAACCGACCCTGTTGCCCTCCCGGCTCCCAGACCCGGCAGGGGGCCCCCAGCCCGGGATCCTGGGGGCTGTAACAGGTCCTCGGAAGGGAGGCTCCCGCCGGAATGCCTGGGGAAATCAGTCATATGCAGAACTCATCAGCCAGGCCATTGAAAGCGCCCCCGAGAAGCGACTGACACTCGCCCAGATCTATGAGTGGATGGTCCGCACTGTGCCTTACTTCAAGGACAAGGGTGACAGCAACAGCTCAGCAGGATGGAAG AACTCGATCCGCCACAACCTGTCCCTGCACAGCAAGTTCATCAAGGTTCACAACGAGGCTACCGGCAAGAGCTCTTGGTGGATGCTGAATCCGGAGGGAGGCAAGAGTGGCAAGGCGCCCCGCCGCAGGGCAGCGTCCATGGATAGCAGCAGGCTGCTCCGGGGCCGCAGCAAGGCCCCCAAGAAGAAACCAGCTGTGCTGCCAGCTCCGCCTGAAGGTGCCACTCCCAGGAGCCCTGTTGGCCACTTTGCCAAGTGGTCAGGCAGCCCTTGCTCTCGAAACCGCGAGGAAGCAGATGTGTGGAGCACCTTCCGTCCACGAAGCAGTTCGAATGCTAGCACTGTCAGCACCCGGCCCTCCCCCAGGAGGCCGGAGCCTGAGGTGCTGGCGGAAGAGGAAATGCCAGCCTCAGCCAGCGGTTATGCAGGGGGTGTCCCTCCCACCCTAAAAGAAGATCTGGAGTTGTTAGATGGGCTCAATCTCACATCTTCCCATTCCCTGCTGTCCCGGAGCAGCCTCTCTGGCTTCTCTTTGCAGCATCCTGGGGTTTCGGGCCCCTTACACACCTACAGCACATCCCTCTTCAGCCCAGCAGAGGGGCCCATGTCAGCAGGAGAAGGGTGCTTCTCAAGCTCCCAGTCTCTGGAGGCCCTGCTCACCTCTGACACGCCACCACCTCCTGCTGACGTCCTCATGACCCAGGTAGATCCCATTCTGTCCCAGGCTCCGACACTTCTGTTGCTGGGGGGGATACCTTCCTCCAGTAAGCTAGGCACGGGGGGCGGCCTATGTCCTAAGCCCCTAGAGGCTCCAGGCGCCAGTGGTCTGGTTCCCACCCTTCCAATGATAGCACCAGCACCGCCTCCAGTCATGGCAGGTGCTGCCGTCCCCAAGCCCCTGGGGGCTCCTGTGCTCACACCTCCTGAAGCTCCAAGCCAAGACCGAATGCCTCAGGATCTCGATCTTGATATGTACATGGAAAACCTAGAGTGTGACATGGATAACATCATCAGTGACCTCATGGATGGGGGCGAAGGCCTGGACTTCAACTTTGAGCCAG